The genome window TACCTGGGATTCCTCCTGGTGGCGGTGCAGCTGATCGATCGCGAGGTTGAACGAGCTCGAGGCCGAGCATCTGCACCCAGTACGGCAGAAGGTATGGGCTGATCGCCATGCTCGCCCAGCCAATGCGCCCGCGGATGATCAGCCACGCCGACAAGGGAAGTCCGACGATGAGCCACGCTGCCCCAATGAACCGCGACGGCGACAGATTGAAGTCGTTGGCGATTTCGTCTGCCCCCGATCGGAACAACGAGCCGATCCACTCCGGCAGGTAGCCCGTCGGGAGGGCTGTGAGCAACCCGACCGCCGCGATCGCGATGAACGGCAGCCGCCAGGCGGGTCGCTGCCAGAGAATCCACACCAGGAGCGGCAGCATGATCGGTCGGGGGACCAGGACGCACAAGGCGAGGTAGGCAGCAGTGGCCACGCCATTGCCGCGGTATGCCCAGGCAGCTGCGAGGAGGACGAACACCATCAGGTTGCCCGTGTTCACATCGAACCAGAATGGATAGGAAACGAGCAGGAGCAATGCCAGTCGCCGCGATGGCAGGACGGCGAGCGCAAGGAAATGAGCCACGCGCCACGCGGGGAGGCCGACCCACGTCAGCAGCCCAAGGATGGGAGCGAACTGCGGCGCGTACCGGTAGAAGTACGGGTGATCCCATTCGTAGAGGGTTCCGAGTGGGAAGCGGCGGGCCGCCTCGACGTAGATGTCCCAATCGAAGGCGCGCTCGTGGTCGATGACGATCGTGGCCAGCCCGATCACGTTCGCCGCAAGAGCAAGGATGATCGCTGCATAGATGGCCGCGTGGCGGAGCAGGATGACGGCGCGTTCGCGCGTCACGCGCTTCACGCGCGTCACGGGCGGCGGGGGCGCGCCGGCGCGCCGACGATCAGGTATGTGACGTCGTAGACGAAGAGGCGTGGCAGGGCCAGCACCACGCTCACGGCCGCTGCCAGCCAGCCGAATCGACCCGCAGCCAGCCGCAGGGTCACCCCGATCGCTGCCCCGACCACGACAGCCCAAAGGATTGGCACGGCGATGAGTGACGCGGCCTGGCCCGCCTCAGTCGCATAGCCGCGCAAGTCGTAGAGGAGAGCCGGTGCCCACAACAGGGCGGCGACTGCGACCGCCGCGGCGAACCGTCCCCATTGACCGCGCCCCAGGTATACGAGTGCGAACAGGATGGGGAAGATCTTCAGCGAGGCCGCGACTCCTACCCAGGCCGGGCCGCTGCGGCGCCCCACCGTCCAGGCAAGCGCCGCGATCAGGAGGGGGTGAATGTTGCCGACGGCGCTGATTCCCACCAAGATCGGGCCGAAGAAAGCGACCGCCACCCAGGCCCGCGCTCGAGCCAGCGGCACGAGAGCAAGGCCACTGGCCGCGAGCAGCAGCGCGGACCATGCCGCACCCGCGACCTGCATGGGCAGGTAGGTAGCCGGGATCGCCAGCCAGGCGAACCATGGGGCGTATCGGTACACCTCGGAGGCATCGACGTTCGTCAGCAGTGGGTACAGCGGCTCGCCGGCCCGAAGGCGCAGTGCTGCGTTCCAGTAGGCACCAGCGTCCGACAGGGTCCAGTGGGTGGCGGCCTGGAGGAGGTTGAAGATGCCGATGCCGATGATGACGGCGAGTGCGAGGGTTCGAGCCAACCGCGTCAGTTGCGGCAAGATGCGATCCGCTCAGTCATTCCAGCCGCCAACGCGGCCGTGGCTGGATGCCTGATCCACTCGGCCAACCCGCCCCATCTTGAAGGCACCACCAGTCCGCCAAGGTGGTCAATCGGCCTACGGCGGTAGGCGTACTGATC of Chloroflexota bacterium contains these proteins:
- a CDS encoding glycosyltransferase 87 family protein, yielding MPQLTRLARTLALAVIIGIGIFNLLQAATHWTLSDAGAYWNAALRLRAGEPLYPLLTNVDASEVYRYAPWFAWLAIPATYLPMQVAGAAWSALLLAASGLALVPLARARAWVAVAFFGPILVGISAVGNIHPLLIAALAWTVGRRSGPAWVGVAASLKIFPILFALVYLGRGQWGRFAAAVAVAALLWAPALLYDLRGYATEAGQAASLIAVPILWAVVVGAAIGVTLRLAAGRFGWLAAAVSVVLALPRLFVYDVTYLIVGAPARPRRP